The Thermococcus sibiricus MM 739 DNA window CATAAAACCAAAGAAGAACGAATAGGTAAAGGCTAGAACTGGTGTTGGATCCAATTCATTGTACTTTGGAACTCCAAACATCTCAGTAAGCATTTCAAAAGGTTCTATAAACTTCGGGTTCTTGAGTTTAATTGGTATTTCATCTAATTCCTCTTTTGTAGGAGTTTTTGTGTTAATATAAACCTTTCCCCCGGTGATTTTTTTGAGCCCCTCCGCTATGCGGGTCACATCTTTCTTAGGTAGCCAACCTACAAGGGCAAATGTCATATTGGTTCTCACTAAATTACTCAGCATATTTGCCTTTTCTCTCTCATTTTCCATCAGTTCTTGATAAAATACAAGTTCATCATGATACTGTTTCGCAAGATTCCTGGCCTCAACCTCCGCAGATTCTAGCTCTCGTTTTTTAACTTCAATATGTTTCCAGAGAGTTTCTATTGCTTCCCGAGGTTTTCCTTTTACTTCTGGGATCTCAAGCCGATCAAGGGAATATTTGGCAAGAAGCGGATTGGCCTTATCATAATCTTTCTTTAGAAAAACAAAGACGACCAAATACTTTCCTTTTAGGTCTTTTGAAACATAAGCGACTCTATTCTGCAAAGTAGCATTCAATTCTTTAATAAGTGGCTCAAATTTATCCTTCTCAACAAACCCCACTACTATCTCCACAGTTTTTGTTGGCTTGAGATACTCTACTTCCAAATCTAAAGCAGTTAATAGCTCTAAAATGGCTATTTCAGTCTTTTTTCTTTCTATTTCCGAAGTTAAATTGGTTATCTTGTCTTCCATTTCCTTAATTTGGGGCTCAACTTTATCCAGAAAAGCTTCTATCTCTTTTATCAGGTCTTCTATCCCTCTGTATTCATACCTTTTCTTCTGCTTTAATTTTGGAAAAATAAATGCTTTAATACCGGTCTCGTCCTTTTCCTTATAATTCCCCAAAAAGTCAATTAATCTGGAAAGTCCAATACTATATGATGCTGCTTTCCTATAAAACTCATTAGGGGCATCTTTTTGAGCTAGACTTACATCTATCTCTCTGATTTCTAAAACCCCTTGCTCGTGTAAATAGGTAAGAATAGAGTCTTTATAACGATTTAAGGTTAACACCTCAATTTTTATCATTTCTTCAGGCTTGAACATACATCATCTCCCTCTAATGAGTTTTATCGCTTCGTTAATAGCATTTTCAAAATTTTGTTCTGCCTTGAGTTTTATTTCTTCAATTTCTTTTTCTCCTTCTTTTACAATCTTTTCTGCCTCAATCTCTCCCTCTCTCTTTTTTTCCTCTATTAATGAGTTTGCCTGATTTTGAGCCGCATTAATTATTTCCTCTTCAATTTGCTTAGCCTCCTTCTTTGCATGTTCAAGTATTGCTTTTGCCTCCCCCTTGGCCTTTTCAATCCTTTCTTCCGCTTTTTTCTCAGCTTCCACAACCTCTTTAATGATTATCTCCATGAAAAGCCCTCCAATGAATTTAGTGAAAGTAACAGTTTCAATGGAGTGTTAAGTGAATGCCTTAAATAATTTATGCTCAAAAGTGCACAAATAAGAACAGAAAAGATGAAAGTTTTTGCATAAATGATAAAACAAAAATAAAGTTTCATGGTAAGTATTGAACATTATTCAAGTTTGCTCCACATTATTCTTCTTTCGCTCAAACACGCTTTTAATGTCTTTTAATGATGCATTCTTTGCAAAAACTACAACTTCTCCTTTCTTCGGCAACTTTGTATCTCCTGAAGGTATTACTAAGTTGCCTTTTTCATCATATATTGCTACTATAAGAGAATCCTTGGGTAAACTAAGTTCTTTCACGAGTTTTTCTGAAATTTCACTGTCATTACTTAGTTGGAATTTCACGATCTCTGCACCCTCTCTCGGGAATAAAACTCTATCAAACCCTGGCGTAGTTATGCTTCTAAATATATAATTAGCAGCGATCTCTTCTGGGCTGATTACTACATCGAAATACTTCTTTAGATCTTCAATCTTTTCAAAAACCTCTTTATTCTTGGGCTTGCTTATTCTGAGAATGGTTTTTATAGTAGGATTTAGATGCTTTGCAAGGATACATGCCAAAATATTAGCATCATCCCTCCCAGTTAAAGCAGCAAATGTATCTGCTTGCTTTAAATTAGCTTCTTCCAATGTTTTTTGATCCGTCGCATCCCCCTCGATAACAAGGCCATTGACAAGGAAGGAAAGCTCCTTAGCCCTTTCCTTGTCTATATCAATTATTGTTACATCGTGACCTTCATTTTCCAGCATCTTGGCCACGAGATAACCAACTCTTCCAGCACCCATTATCACAACGAACATACGCTTCACCTCTTCTCGCTAAGGAGTACTTTTGCGATTTCAGCATATGCGGGTCTTGTTATTAAAATCCCAATTAGCACACCAAGTATTGTCGTAAATGCAAATCCTCTAAGCCCGCCAACAAAGAACCTGAATAAAAAGCTCATTGCTACTATTGTAGTTGTTGCCGAAGCCCATATAACGAAAAATGCCCTGCCCATTCTTTTTAAGATGCCACTTCTCTTTGTTATTTTTCCTACTTTTATCCCACCTAAGAGTTCATCAGTTATGACGATCTGCTGATCAACTCCAGTA harbors:
- a CDS encoding V-type ATP synthase subunit I — its product is MFKPEEMIKIEVLTLNRYKDSILTYLHEQGVLEIREIDVSLAQKDAPNEFYRKAASYSIGLSRLIDFLGNYKEKDETGIKAFIFPKLKQKKRYEYRGIEDLIKEIEAFLDKVEPQIKEMEDKITNLTSEIERKKTEIAILELLTALDLEVEYLKPTKTVEIVVGFVEKDKFEPLIKELNATLQNRVAYVSKDLKGKYLVVFVFLKKDYDKANPLLAKYSLDRLEIPEVKGKPREAIETLWKHIEVKKRELESAEVEARNLAKQYHDELVFYQELMENEREKANMLSNLVRTNMTFALVGWLPKKDVTRIAEGLKKITGGKVYINTKTPTKEELDEIPIKLKNPKFIEPFEMLTEMFGVPKYNELDPTPVLAFTYSFFFGFMLTDFVYGLIIAVIAYLLIKGHKKLNDGTYKFSNILVWSAFFTIVMGLLFGSYLGDALQRAGLNVPALLDPMRGALMVLGLALAIGLIHLFIGYTLGFIVKFRNGEVKDAVFDQLSWMLIILGVVFIVLAMANFISMFLGEVIFGAGFLLFVVSQFKSDLPLPMRFLMTISNFFGFIGNWLSYARLMALALATAGIAMVINIIVQLIWGVKIGPIPLGMVVGLVVFVGGHIFSTAINALGAFVHALRLHYVEFFGTFYSGEGKKFEPFKAKREVSELELEI
- a CDS encoding V-type ATP synthase subunit H, which gives rise to MEIIIKEVVEAEKKAEERIEKAKGEAKAILEHAKKEAKQIEEEIINAAQNQANSLIEEKKREGEIEAEKIVKEGEKEIEEIKLKAEQNFENAINEAIKLIRGR
- a CDS encoding potassium channel family protein, translated to MFVVIMGAGRVGYLVAKMLENEGHDVTIIDIDKERAKELSFLVNGLVIEGDATDQKTLEEANLKQADTFAALTGRDDANILACILAKHLNPTIKTILRISKPKNKEVFEKIEDLKKYFDVVISPEEIAANYIFRSITTPGFDRVLFPREGAEIVKFQLSNDSEISEKLVKELSLPKDSLIVAIYDEKGNLVIPSGDTKLPKKGEVVVFAKNASLKDIKSVFERKKNNVEQT